The following are encoded together in the Leuconostoc mesenteroides subsp. mesenteroides ATCC 8293 genome:
- a CDS encoding DnaA ATPase domain-containing protein — MNSLKEMLENDERFAKNKVSDEELQAWREKVEREDQERVRQALFNNRARIYKRDSVWGTSGEQTFTFQKWNPKVQPNQKLAHDIWKKSADITKRMFDSNFNVLFYGEAGTGKTAMVLAIIDALKQHSNKLSMFVSVMDLRELIMYDFNDNEAAIKIKNIERSMREVDVLILDDFGSEAGGMKNEGSATERLQQFWFRVAEARQVKDKDGNKRYSTIVTTNNDRGDLERMYNKKIVSRLITKKAENTVVFDGLGDVRE; from the coding sequence ATGAATAGCCTCAAGGAAATGTTAGAAAACGATGAACGATTTGCCAAGAACAAGGTTAGCGATGAAGAATTGCAAGCATGGCGTGAAAAAGTAGAACGTGAAGACCAGGAACGAGTTCGTCAAGCACTGTTTAATAACAGGGCACGTATCTACAAGCGAGATAGCGTGTGGGGAACTAGCGGTGAGCAGACGTTCACATTTCAGAAGTGGAACCCAAAAGTGCAACCTAATCAAAAGTTAGCCCATGACATTTGGAAAAAGTCAGCAGATATCACTAAGAGAATGTTTGATAGTAATTTCAACGTTCTGTTCTACGGTGAAGCTGGTACTGGTAAAACAGCCATGGTGTTAGCAATCATTGATGCACTGAAACAACACTCGAATAAGTTGAGTATGTTTGTCAGCGTTATGGACTTACGAGAACTGATTATGTATGACTTCAATGACAATGAAGCAGCTATCAAGATAAAAAACATTGAGCGATCAATGCGTGAAGTTGATGTGTTGATACTTGATGACTTTGGTTCTGAAGCTGGTGGTATGAAAAACGAAGGTAGTGCCACTGAGAGATTGCAGCAGTTCTGGTTTCGAGTTGCTGAGGCAAGGCAAGTGAAAGATAAAGACGGCAATAAGCGTTACAGCACTATCGTGACCACAAACAATGATAGAGGCGATTTGGAGCGCATGTACAACAAGAAGATTGTGAGCCGACTTATTACAAAAAAAGCAGAGAACACGGTTGTGTTTGACGGATTGGGCGATGTCAGAGAATGA